From Pseudomonas sp. B21-028, one genomic window encodes:
- a CDS encoding TIGR03915 family putative DNA repair protein yields the protein MIALDCQDDFLIWRDQARKLLGHGIDPAEVTWTQGPVADLLAVPTPLPPGPGPFSARVPAALLIQLEQAGRYQGEQRWSLLYEVLWRVAHGDRTAMLAGDRLGSELQRRIKQVSREAHHLHAFVRFTPLPKALAEQLQLDLVAFHEPAHDILESASGHFAERLGRQRWLIATPRDGIRFDGQTLDYQRHCPLQWQQWARHAEDPDAELWRTYYRHTFNPARVNPQALRQHMPGRFWQHLPEGELIPRLVGQARQGKQRDGQALEVGEKVGKRIVVGGTVSGT from the coding sequence ATGATCGCGCTGGATTGCCAGGACGATTTCCTGATATGGCGCGATCAGGCTCGCAAGCTGCTCGGCCATGGCATCGACCCCGCTGAGGTGACCTGGACCCAAGGCCCCGTGGCTGACCTGCTGGCCGTGCCGACGCCGTTGCCGCCAGGCCCGGGTCCGTTCTCTGCGCGCGTGCCGGCGGCCTTGTTGATCCAGCTCGAACAGGCCGGCCGTTACCAGGGTGAACAACGCTGGAGCCTGTTGTACGAAGTGCTCTGGCGCGTTGCCCATGGCGACCGCACGGCGATGCTCGCCGGTGATCGCCTGGGCAGTGAATTGCAGCGACGGATCAAGCAAGTCAGCCGCGAGGCCCATCACCTCCATGCGTTTGTGCGCTTCACACCCTTGCCAAAGGCGCTCGCCGAGCAGTTGCAACTGGACCTCGTGGCATTTCACGAGCCGGCCCATGACATCCTCGAAAGCGCGAGCGGCCATTTTGCCGAGCGGCTGGGCCGACAACGCTGGCTGATAGCAACACCTCGCGATGGCATCCGCTTCGATGGTCAGACCCTGGACTACCAGCGCCATTGTCCTTTGCAGTGGCAGCAATGGGCGCGTCACGCTGAAGACCCTGACGCCGAGTTATGGCGTACTTACTACCGGCATACCTTCAACCCGGCGCGGGTCAATCCGCAAGCGCTGCGGCAGCACATGCCCGGGCGTTTCTGGCAGCACTTGCCCGAGGGGGAATTGATTCCCCGGCTGGTGGGGCAGGCTCGGCAGGGTAAGCAACGGGATGGGCAGGCGTTGGAGGTGGGGGAGAAGGTCGGGAAACGGATAGTTGTGGGCGGCACCGTTTCAGGTACTTGA
- a CDS encoding cysteine hydrolase family protein — MQRFTRRFLAACAFSGIVASSGALAENHPTIRAMSGATPTSQLPVGKTALLVIDFQNEYFTGKMPIPDGAAALANTRKLIAFADDHKMPVFHVQHIAPAGSAVFAKDGETVKFHPDMQPRAQDVVLQKTTVSVFGSTDLDARLKRAGIENLIISGLMTHACVAGAARDAAPLGYNVLVASDASATRAITRVNGEAIDKDALHKAALAEVEDTFGDVMTTEQIIKLPVR, encoded by the coding sequence ATGCAACGATTCACCCGCCGTTTTCTCGCCGCCTGTGCATTTTCCGGCATTGTCGCCAGCAGCGGCGCACTCGCTGAAAACCACCCAACCATTCGGGCCATGTCAGGCGCAACGCCGACCAGCCAATTGCCCGTTGGTAAAACCGCGTTACTTGTGATTGATTTTCAGAACGAATACTTCACCGGTAAGATGCCGATTCCTGATGGCGCTGCCGCGCTGGCCAATACCCGTAAGCTGATTGCCTTTGCCGATGACCACAAGATGCCGGTTTTCCATGTCCAGCACATCGCCCCTGCAGGTTCTGCAGTGTTCGCGAAGGACGGTGAGACCGTGAAGTTCCACCCGGATATGCAGCCCAGGGCCCAGGATGTGGTGTTGCAGAAAACCACCGTCAGCGTCTTCGGCAGTACCGACCTGGACGCGCGTCTGAAGCGCGCCGGTATCGAGAACCTGATCATTTCCGGTCTCATGACCCACGCGTGCGTGGCGGGTGCCGCCCGGGATGCGGCGCCCCTGGGCTACAACGTACTGGTCGCCTCCGATGCGTCGGCAACTCGTGCGATTACCCGGGTCAACGGTGAGGCGATCGACAAAGACGCCTTGCACAAGGCCGCGTTGGCCGAAGTCGAGGATACCTTCGGTGATGTCATGACCACCGAGCAGATCATCAAGTTGCCGGTGCGTTAA
- a CDS encoding LysR family transcriptional regulator, whose amino-acid sequence MNQMLAMGVFRCIVETQGFSAAAERLGTTHSSVSRHLQQLESALGVRLLNRNTRRMSLTAAGERYYAACVDILDRVEAASRAATQEQERPSGLLRISVPLVTGTLELAHWLPAFQQRYPDIRVDLSCSDPLVDLVADGFDVALRICGPLADSSLVARLLSVSPQVLVAAPGYVSKYGLARSVVELNEHRLLTYASATQWSLVSEGGESMTLDCDSAFHTDTITALHACALSGGGIAAFTLATVRDDLLKGRLVRILPEYTLGMRHYYALYPHARNLPLKVRVFVDHMAQYYEGKL is encoded by the coding sequence ATGAATCAGATGCTCGCCATGGGCGTGTTCCGTTGCATTGTGGAGACCCAGGGGTTTTCAGCCGCAGCCGAGCGGCTGGGCACCACTCACTCCTCGGTGTCCAGACACTTGCAGCAATTGGAAAGCGCGCTGGGCGTGCGTCTGCTCAATCGCAATACCCGGCGCATGAGTCTGACCGCGGCCGGCGAAAGGTACTACGCGGCTTGCGTGGATATCCTGGACCGCGTCGAGGCCGCCTCCCGCGCCGCCACCCAGGAGCAGGAGCGTCCTTCCGGACTGCTGCGAATCAGCGTGCCTCTGGTAACCGGTACGTTGGAGCTGGCTCATTGGTTGCCGGCCTTCCAGCAACGCTATCCGGACATTCGGGTCGATCTGTCCTGCTCCGATCCCCTTGTCGACCTGGTGGCCGATGGCTTCGACGTGGCGTTGCGGATTTGCGGGCCGCTGGCCGATAGCAGCCTTGTCGCCCGCTTGCTCAGCGTGTCACCGCAGGTGTTGGTGGCGGCGCCGGGCTATGTATCCAAGTACGGTCTTGCGCGCAGCGTCGTTGAGCTCAATGAGCACCGGTTACTGACGTATGCGTCGGCTACCCAGTGGTCGTTGGTCAGCGAAGGAGGGGAGTCAATGACACTGGATTGCGACAGTGCTTTTCATACGGACACCATCACCGCTTTGCACGCGTGCGCCTTGTCCGGTGGGGGAATCGCTGCGTTTACCCTGGCGACGGTACGGGACGATCTGCTGAAGGGAAGGTTGGTGCGGATTCTGCCGGAATACACCCTGGGGATGAGGCATTACTATGCGCTGTACCCGCATGCCCGGAATCTACCTCTCAAGGTCCGCGTGTTCGTTGATCACATGGCCCAGTACTACGAAGGAAAGCTCTGA
- a CDS encoding SDR family oxidoreductase has translation MKRLEGKVALISGAASGIGAASAIRFADEGAGIVICDIDETKAGSMLETIRASGGKVLFCRLDVRDESQWAAAFTAALTQFGSVDIVMNSAGIAVAGNVESMSFDEWNKELSVNLHGTFLGMKQAFKHLQERGGSIINLSSIEGIVGHPEYVAYCAGKGAIRNLTKSAALHAGRQGYRIRVNSIHPGYITTPMVGNDPVELERLRRLHPIGFLGEAIDIANMALFLASDESRFATGAEFVIDGGFLAQ, from the coding sequence ATGAAAAGACTTGAAGGAAAAGTGGCGCTGATTTCCGGCGCCGCGTCAGGCATCGGCGCGGCCAGTGCCATACGCTTTGCAGACGAAGGCGCCGGGATCGTCATTTGCGACATCGACGAGACAAAAGCCGGATCGATGCTGGAAACCATTCGGGCTTCAGGAGGCAAAGTCCTGTTCTGTCGTCTGGACGTTCGGGATGAAAGCCAATGGGCTGCCGCTTTTACGGCAGCACTGACGCAGTTCGGGAGCGTCGATATCGTCATGAACAGCGCCGGCATAGCCGTAGCAGGCAATGTGGAAAGCATGAGTTTCGATGAGTGGAACAAGGAACTGTCGGTCAACCTTCATGGGACTTTCCTTGGCATGAAACAGGCATTCAAGCACTTACAGGAAAGAGGCGGATCGATCATCAACCTGTCTTCTATCGAAGGCATCGTGGGTCATCCTGAATACGTGGCCTACTGCGCCGGGAAAGGGGCCATTCGCAACCTCACCAAATCCGCCGCGCTACACGCTGGACGCCAAGGCTACCGAATCCGAGTCAACAGCATTCATCCTGGATACATCACCACGCCGATGGTAGGCAACGACCCCGTCGAACTGGAGCGATTGCGCAGGCTGCACCCTATCGGCTTTCTGGGAGAAGCAATCGACATTGCGAACATGGCTCTCTTCCTGGCTTCAGATGAGTCACGTTTTGCGACGGGCGCGGAGTTCGTGATCGATGGCGGATTTCTTGCGCAATGA
- a CDS encoding TetR/AcrR family transcriptional regulator, which produces MFNPWEMGYSKPIGLLLNVFRFLPGKIVKGCNPQRKFVMARERSLESEDVGATSPYSRVGKRLKRIEEINEVAAMIFVRDGYAQFSARKVAKELGISLNNLQHYCGSTEKLCFEMIKAKLEFFVHRVDLLVERSSAETPMERLAVAIRENSAATFDAETARFFFQMGALASHDPAIKALMANQYDRFLEGFRQLIREVNPALPTAQVSIYAALIATQIDGNFFYQDQVNATTGMREQLIETAIAFWSMTLMPAPPGQSEGA; this is translated from the coding sequence ATGTTCAATCCTTGGGAGATGGGATATTCGAAACCTATCGGCTTGCTCTTGAATGTGTTTAGGTTTCTACCGGGAAAAATTGTTAAAGGTTGTAATCCGCAAAGGAAGTTCGTAATGGCGCGTGAACGAAGCCTGGAGTCCGAAGACGTGGGAGCGACCAGTCCTTACAGTCGGGTAGGGAAACGACTCAAGCGAATCGAAGAGATCAACGAAGTCGCTGCAATGATCTTTGTCAGGGATGGCTATGCACAGTTTTCAGCCAGGAAAGTGGCCAAGGAACTGGGCATCAGCCTGAACAACCTCCAACATTACTGTGGCAGTACCGAAAAGCTCTGCTTTGAAATGATCAAGGCAAAGCTCGAGTTCTTCGTTCACCGGGTCGACCTGTTGGTAGAGCGTTCATCTGCAGAGACGCCGATGGAGCGCCTGGCCGTGGCGATACGTGAAAATTCGGCCGCGACATTCGACGCTGAAACGGCCAGGTTCTTCTTCCAGATGGGGGCGCTGGCCAGTCACGACCCGGCCATCAAGGCGCTGATGGCCAACCAATACGACAGGTTTCTCGAAGGCTTCCGCCAGCTCATCCGAGAGGTCAACCCTGCATTGCCCACTGCTCAGGTCTCCATCTACGCCGCGTTGATCGCCACCCAGATCGATGGCAATTTTTTCTATCAGGACCAAGTGAACGCCACGACTGGCATGCGCGAGCAATTGATTGAAACCGCCATCGCTTTCTGGTCAATGACCTTGATGCCTGCGCCTCCAGGCCAAAGCGAGGGTGCCTGA
- a CDS encoding cytosine permease, translating into MNSSNSVEQEALAGRLPVLAGNRVYKTYGSFLWTCCAFSAATWAFLIGSYLPFVGDWRLGVMGYTIGLIIGMALVSLASGVPSFKYGTDPIDTAKPSFGYRGIVIPLFGLLATLIGWSYVVEALTARGAANVAATITGSQVTGDSHEHLVIGVALAALLLVWVIASKGPKLFERLNGFIGPLHMLITLVMFGILVHKFGLENLWHNQLPADQMLSHDPVQGLALAVEFGVSNAMTWWPVMGGLTRLVKHKNHVMGPSIIGVGILGAAVVSTVAALAAISAGTYDPTIWMIAVGGPIFGSVVMTIVLTANIATMVVMIYLAGVSIQQVKFFARLKWELLLALLLLPGLYFAFETEWLLSNVMSWLSYNGVMFVGISGITLVDYFVLRREQLDAPSLFATHHSHYAYWGGVNWVAVVISIAAVAGYLALYNPVTVAMSESFRYFGASIPVIAISGLAYYLAARMILAPLGKGHYARAVVLSQPTLDPQPKPGTLKVSL; encoded by the coding sequence ATGAACAGTTCAAACAGCGTCGAACAAGAAGCCCTGGCGGGCCGCTTGCCCGTTCTGGCCGGCAATCGGGTCTACAAGACCTACGGTTCTTTCCTTTGGACATGCTGCGCATTCAGTGCAGCGACCTGGGCCTTCCTGATCGGCAGCTACCTGCCGTTCGTGGGGGATTGGCGACTGGGGGTGATGGGCTACACCATCGGCTTGATCATCGGCATGGCGTTGGTGTCGCTGGCCTCCGGCGTCCCGAGTTTCAAATACGGCACCGACCCCATCGACACCGCCAAACCTTCGTTCGGCTACCGTGGCATCGTCATTCCGCTGTTCGGGCTGCTGGCCACGTTGATCGGTTGGTCCTATGTGGTGGAAGCGCTCACTGCCAGGGGAGCCGCGAACGTAGCGGCCACTATCACGGGCAGTCAGGTGACGGGAGACTCCCATGAGCATCTGGTGATTGGTGTCGCACTGGCGGCGCTGCTCCTGGTCTGGGTCATCGCGAGCAAGGGGCCGAAGTTGTTCGAACGCCTCAACGGTTTCATCGGGCCTTTACACATGCTGATCACCTTGGTGATGTTCGGCATCCTCGTGCACAAATTCGGTCTGGAAAACCTGTGGCACAACCAGTTGCCAGCCGACCAGATGCTTTCCCACGACCCTGTCCAGGGCTTGGCGCTGGCCGTCGAGTTTGGTGTTTCCAACGCCATGACCTGGTGGCCGGTCATGGGCGGCCTCACCCGTCTGGTCAAACATAAGAATCACGTCATGGGGCCGTCCATTATCGGCGTGGGCATTCTCGGCGCCGCCGTTGTTTCCACTGTCGCGGCGCTCGCGGCCATCAGTGCCGGCACCTATGACCCGACGATCTGGATGATCGCCGTGGGCGGGCCGATATTCGGCTCGGTCGTCATGACCATCGTGCTGACGGCCAATATCGCCACCATGGTCGTGATGATCTATCTGGCAGGGGTCTCGATCCAGCAAGTGAAGTTTTTCGCGCGCTTGAAGTGGGAGTTGCTTCTCGCCTTGTTGCTGTTGCCGGGCTTGTACTTCGCGTTCGAAACCGAATGGTTGTTATCCAACGTGATGAGCTGGCTGTCCTATAACGGCGTGATGTTCGTGGGCATCTCGGGCATTACCCTGGTGGACTATTTCGTCTTGAGACGTGAACAGCTCGACGCGCCCAGCCTGTTCGCCACTCATCACAGTCATTACGCCTATTGGGGTGGGGTCAACTGGGTGGCCGTCGTGATCAGCATCGCTGCAGTGGCGGGATACCTCGCGCTGTACAACCCGGTAACGGTGGCGATGAGTGAATCGTTCCGATACTTCGGCGCCTCCATACCGGTGATTGCCATATCCGGGCTGGCCTATTACCTGGCGGCCCGTATGATCCTGGCTCCCCTGGGCAAAGGTCATTACGCCCGCGCAGTGGTCTTGAGCCAACCCACGCTGGATCCCCAACCCAAACCCGGGACCTTGAAAGTCAGCCTTTGA
- a CDS encoding helix-turn-helix domain-containing protein: MPMPTRQADTQFRFLESHDAFEHAGGLEEWDDNRYHQLEKRARFHGAIASHSIAGKVQVTRETMESPYIEQICHVPLDSIVIVNVRSREDVLLNGRYVNASTFHISSGRSFHSVSRAPIEALMLTVKKSDFLERFRTDGHLNIDAKPFERFIQPSSETQIDFELNLKLHLSHVQSGCADAADRSSLANVFACVQEILDFDTGSSRFVVPPSTRTYIVERSCEFFARHLQDENIGVLDLCNHLRISRRTLQYSFEDVLGMTPLNYIRSVRLNTARKLLVQSPLETIQGAALDAGFSHLGRFSKYYQEFFGELPSQTVGRLGAHRHPH; this comes from the coding sequence ATGCCCATGCCAACCCGTCAAGCCGACACCCAGTTCCGTTTCCTGGAATCCCATGATGCGTTCGAACATGCCGGTGGCTTGGAAGAGTGGGATGACAATCGCTATCACCAGCTTGAGAAAAGAGCCCGTTTTCACGGGGCAATAGCCAGCCATTCAATTGCGGGAAAAGTGCAAGTCACCCGTGAGACGATGGAGAGCCCCTACATCGAGCAGATCTGCCATGTGCCGCTCGATTCAATCGTCATCGTCAACGTGCGGTCCAGAGAAGACGTATTGCTCAATGGCCGATACGTGAACGCCAGTACCTTCCATATTTCTTCCGGTCGCTCGTTTCACTCCGTGTCGAGGGCACCTATCGAAGCCCTGATGCTGACGGTGAAGAAATCGGACTTCCTGGAACGGTTCAGGACCGATGGCCACCTGAACATCGACGCGAAACCCTTTGAGCGTTTTATCCAGCCGTCCTCCGAAACGCAGATCGATTTCGAATTGAACCTGAAATTGCATCTGAGCCATGTGCAATCAGGCTGCGCGGACGCGGCCGATCGTTCGAGCCTCGCCAATGTATTCGCCTGCGTGCAGGAGATCCTGGACTTCGACACCGGTTCTTCTCGCTTCGTGGTTCCGCCGTCCACGCGCACGTATATCGTTGAGAGGAGTTGCGAGTTCTTTGCCCGGCATCTGCAGGATGAAAATATTGGCGTGCTGGACCTGTGCAATCATCTGCGGATCAGCCGCAGGACCCTTCAGTACAGCTTTGAGGACGTCCTGGGCATGACGCCTCTGAACTACATCAGGTCGGTGCGATTGAACACGGCCCGCAAGCTGCTCGTGCAGTCGCCTTTGGAAACCATCCAGGGCGCGGCGCTCGATGCGGGTTTCAGTCATCTCGGGAGATTTTCGAAGTATTACCAGGAGTTCTTTGGGGAACTGCCTTCACAGACAGTGGGGCGTCTGGGGGCGCACCGGCATCCGCACTGA
- a CDS encoding NAD(P)-binding domain-containing protein yields MAKTITVIGTGMMGSGLASTLLAAGRNVTVWDGRPEATRHLVAKGATLAHSFVDAVHASELTIMIISSAAGGAALIERNIADLDLSGRFIANLSTAMPEDGERYRAVVESHGGTFINAAISSYPDLIGGPYTAIQYACAPAVWEAIADTVKPMAPQGTIYTGENLSVPPIVDAAMTGSFYAVGLAGFLEAAAYAKTQGVNAGQLSEFADKMLDLLRYKVQKSIKEIEANEFGTIQATVNVYLDAVIQWRDALKASGLRASHISALADDLTVARDAGHGELGFNAQYLVAKVKK; encoded by the coding sequence ATGGCTAAAACAATAACGGTAATCGGCACCGGCATGATGGGCTCGGGCCTGGCCAGCACACTGCTGGCGGCCGGTCGCAACGTCACGGTATGGGACGGTCGCCCTGAAGCCACGCGTCATCTGGTCGCCAAGGGCGCGACGCTGGCCCACTCCTTCGTCGACGCTGTGCATGCCAGCGAACTGACCATCATGATCATCAGCAGTGCGGCCGGCGGTGCAGCGCTCATCGAGCGCAATATTGCCGACCTGGACCTGAGTGGCCGCTTCATCGCCAACCTCAGCACGGCAATGCCCGAAGACGGCGAGCGCTACCGAGCCGTCGTTGAAAGCCACGGCGGCACCTTCATCAACGCGGCGATTTCGTCGTACCCGGATCTGATTGGTGGCCCCTACACGGCCATCCAATACGCCTGCGCGCCGGCCGTGTGGGAAGCAATCGCGGACACCGTAAAACCCATGGCACCCCAGGGCACGATCTATACCGGGGAAAACCTGAGCGTGCCGCCCATTGTCGACGCGGCGATGACAGGCAGTTTCTACGCCGTCGGCCTGGCCGGATTTCTCGAAGCGGCGGCCTACGCCAAGACGCAAGGTGTGAATGCCGGGCAGTTGTCCGAGTTTGCCGACAAGATGCTGGACCTGCTGCGTTACAAAGTGCAGAAAAGCATCAAGGAAATTGAAGCGAATGAGTTCGGCACCATCCAGGCGACGGTCAACGTGTATCTGGATGCCGTCATCCAATGGCGGGACGCGCTGAAGGCGAGCGGCCTACGGGCCAGCCATATTTCGGCCTTGGCCGATGATCTGACCGTTGCCCGGGACGCCGGTCATGGTGAGCTGGGGTTCAACGCCCAATATCTGGTTGCCAAGGTAAAGAAATAA
- a CDS encoding cupin domain-containing protein, which produces MNTIQKPRDAYVQVDQVEWQDFPAPFHTGGVKWKLLHVSPEFGIWTVMFFCPNGSILMPHIHHGPAEGYVFDGILELRGGPENGGALCIKHGFLYEATGAEHEETRMLADTTFILQMVGPITWQTPDGQEINQTWSTAQDLWDQQTAA; this is translated from the coding sequence ATGAACACGATCCAGAAACCCCGAGACGCTTACGTGCAAGTCGATCAAGTCGAATGGCAGGACTTTCCCGCGCCATTCCATACCGGCGGGGTGAAGTGGAAGTTGCTGCATGTGTCGCCGGAATTTGGCATTTGGACCGTGATGTTTTTCTGCCCCAATGGCTCGATCCTGATGCCGCACATCCACCACGGCCCCGCCGAAGGCTACGTGTTCGACGGCATCCTCGAGTTGCGCGGCGGCCCGGAAAATGGTGGCGCGCTGTGCATCAAGCACGGCTTCCTCTACGAAGCGACCGGCGCCGAGCATGAGGAAACCAGAATGCTCGCGGACACCACGTTCATTCTGCAAATGGTCGGCCCGATCACTTGGCAAACCCCGGATGGACAAGAGATCAACCAGACCTGGTCCACCGCCCAAGATTTGTGGGACCAGCAAACCGCTGCCTGA
- a CDS encoding type 1 glutamine amidotransferase domain-containing protein translates to MSVLFVLTSHDVLGDTGRKTGLWLEEFLAPYYRFIDAGVAVRLASPEGGRVPVDPASVEALKDSALYQRYASDAVLAERMNSTVKLSAVTAGEISALVYPGGHGPLWDLRDDPVSVALIESLSASGKPVATICHAGCALLGARRSDGRPLVEGLQVTAFSDSEEAAIGLDNAVPYLVETDMRALGAVYSKAGDWESHVVVSGSLVTGQNPASSLGVANALMKLLER, encoded by the coding sequence ATGAGCGTTCTATTTGTACTGACTTCCCACGATGTATTAGGTGATACCGGACGCAAGACCGGCCTGTGGCTCGAAGAGTTCCTGGCGCCTTATTACCGGTTTATCGATGCCGGTGTGGCGGTGCGCCTGGCTTCTCCTGAAGGCGGCAGGGTCCCGGTGGATCCCGCGTCGGTGGAGGCGTTGAAGGACAGTGCGCTGTATCAGCGCTATGCCTCGGATGCGGTCCTGGCAGAGCGTATGAATTCGACCGTCAAGCTGTCAGCGGTCACCGCAGGGGAGATCAGCGCACTGGTTTATCCCGGCGGGCACGGCCCGTTGTGGGACCTGCGCGACGACCCTGTTTCTGTGGCGCTGATTGAATCGCTCAGTGCCTCGGGCAAGCCTGTCGCGACCATCTGCCATGCCGGTTGCGCACTGCTGGGGGCGCGTAGAAGCGATGGACGCCCCTTGGTCGAAGGGCTCCAGGTCACGGCCTTCAGTGACAGCGAAGAAGCCGCCATCGGTTTGGACAACGCTGTTCCCTATCTGGTTGAAACCGACATGAGGGCGCTCGGGGCGGTGTATTCAAAGGCCGGTGATTGGGAGAGTCATGTGGTGGTGTCCGGCTCGCTGGTGACCGGTCAGAACCCGGCCTCTTCGCTGGGTGTTGCCAATGCGCTGATGAAACTTCTGGAGCGCTGA
- a CDS encoding acetoacetate decarboxylase family protein, with protein MSFVKTKEELQEIQRILAQGRCTIEGVSIEFETTFEFLRTVLPPCFDLPATPTAIASVSRWQSELCGEFDCGIIALNCRYKELEGTTMLVLIVSGDMPVTIGREMWGEAKKTGIAQVYRDGHQGYGFCERNGTRLIEIEAEFGDDLGPSSSESYDFEIKAVPHSSGYGLQHDPILNCMKNQENLRVKRAGKGTLKLKGTAWDPLDTIPIVSVGTAWYTEGESTWTVPRLDVLPDRDAYLPFVYGQKFDDFRLFRKPARFQNGR; from the coding sequence ATGAGCTTTGTGAAAACGAAAGAAGAGCTTCAGGAAATCCAGAGGATTCTCGCGCAGGGTCGCTGCACGATCGAAGGGGTTTCGATTGAATTTGAAACCACCTTCGAGTTCCTGCGCACCGTACTGCCACCGTGCTTTGACCTGCCGGCAACACCCACTGCCATCGCCAGTGTTTCGCGCTGGCAGAGCGAACTGTGCGGTGAGTTCGACTGCGGCATCATCGCGCTCAATTGCCGCTACAAGGAGCTTGAAGGCACCACCATGCTGGTATTGATCGTCAGCGGGGACATGCCCGTGACGATCGGACGCGAGATGTGGGGCGAAGCCAAGAAGACCGGCATTGCCCAGGTCTATCGGGATGGACATCAAGGGTACGGTTTCTGTGAGCGTAACGGTACGCGCCTGATCGAGATCGAGGCTGAATTCGGGGACGACCTGGGGCCTTCGAGCAGCGAAAGTTATGACTTCGAAATCAAGGCGGTGCCGCATTCTTCAGGCTACGGGCTGCAGCACGACCCGATCCTGAACTGCATGAAGAATCAGGAAAATCTCCGGGTGAAGCGAGCAGGCAAGGGCACGCTCAAGCTCAAGGGCACGGCATGGGACCCGCTCGACACTATTCCAATCGTCTCGGTCGGTACTGCCTGGTACACCGAAGGCGAGTCGACCTGGACAGTCCCGCGCCTGGACGTCCTGCCTGATCGGGATGCGTACCTGCCTTTCGTCTACGGCCAGAAATTCGACGACTTCCGCCTGTTCCGTAAGCCGGCACGCTTCCAGAACGGTCGGTAA
- a CDS encoding LysR substrate-binding domain-containing protein — protein MQLKWLDDLLAIAEWKNFSRAAEVRCVTQSALSRRIRSLEEWVGVKLVDRGTYPVQLTAAGITFCEESRDALAGLLRLRSTLRDVERMPGRSIQITAAHSLSMTFLPKWLSQFQQHNEQFNARVVAANIHDAVIALEEGNCDLMMVYHHPLAPILLDAERFGSLTLGHDAFIPLCAANAKGEPLFRLPGRTGKPVPYLAYTATTFLGRVADIVIKNGPAPTALERCYEADMAMLLMRMAVEGYGVAWLPQSAVADELERGLLVRAGGQEWSTQLEIRSYCAIANRNPTMRKLWKTLERASLR, from the coding sequence ATGCAACTCAAATGGCTGGATGACCTTCTGGCGATCGCCGAGTGGAAAAATTTCTCGCGCGCCGCCGAAGTCCGTTGCGTGACACAGTCAGCCTTGTCACGCCGTATCCGCTCACTCGAAGAGTGGGTGGGGGTCAAGCTGGTGGACCGCGGAACCTACCCCGTCCAGCTGACGGCGGCGGGCATCACCTTTTGCGAGGAAAGCAGGGACGCACTGGCCGGCCTGCTGCGGTTGCGTTCGACGTTACGCGACGTGGAGCGGATGCCGGGGCGCTCCATCCAGATCACCGCGGCCCACAGCCTCTCGATGACCTTCCTGCCGAAATGGCTCTCCCAGTTCCAGCAGCACAACGAACAGTTCAACGCCCGGGTCGTCGCCGCCAACATCCATGACGCCGTCATCGCCCTCGAAGAAGGCAACTGCGACCTGATGATGGTCTATCACCATCCGCTCGCCCCTATCCTGCTGGACGCCGAACGCTTCGGCAGCCTGACCCTCGGCCACGACGCGTTCATCCCCTTGTGCGCCGCCAATGCCAAAGGCGAACCGTTGTTCCGCCTGCCTGGCCGCACCGGCAAACCGGTGCCCTACCTGGCCTACACCGCCACCACCTTCCTGGGCCGCGTCGCCGACATCGTCATCAAGAACGGCCCCGCGCCGACGGCATTGGAGCGTTGCTATGAGGCCGACATGGCGATGCTGCTGATGCGCATGGCGGTCGAAGGCTACGGCGTGGCCTGGTTGCCGCAAAGCGCGGTGGCCGATGAATTGGAGCGAGGGTTGTTGGTCAGGGCTGGAGGGCAGGAATGGAGCACGCAGCTGGAGATTCGCTCGTACTGTGCGATTGCCAATCGGAACCCGACAATGCGCAAGTTGTGGAAGACGCTGGAGAGGGCTTCGTTGCGCTGA